The DNA region CAAGTCCATTGCCTCCATTGTACTATTTCTTTCGCTTTCCTTTTGTGAAAGTTGACATCCAAGGTGGTTTTCGGCAATTTAAACCATACCCCCCTCCTCTTTTCccgtgtggtttttttaaatggtttgcCCATAGTTACTGACTGTATATTATTATCTGCCTTGGAGATGTAGCATGAGGCTGACTGTAACACAGTTCCACTCTATTTACCTATCTATTATTTCCTTGTGGTTCAGTGGCTGTTAAACAGAACTTGTTTGCTGCACTTTATTGTGAAAATTCTACAGTGCCCTTTCTTTGAAAGCTGTGAATGACCTGCCAAAGTCTGCTGCTGACATCTCATTCAGATACCTGCTTCTACAGGTGTTTACGTGTGAACCCTAAAGGCTTGGATGAAGAAAGTAAAGATTATCTGTCCCTCTATCTGTTGCTGGTGAGCTGTCCGAAAAGTGAAGTTCGAGCAAAGTTCAAATTCTCCATCCTGAATGCCAAAGGAGAAGAAACGAAGGCAATGGGTGTGTAAAAACTCTTTCTGTCTGATGGGGTCAGTTGTTTGTCTTTTGCTGTTCGATCAGGTGAGTCACTCAGCTGGTGTTTGAAGCACCATATCTTTCTTTCAGAGAGCCAGCGAGCATATCGATTTGTACAAGGCAAGGACTGGGGTTTCAAAAAATTTATTAGAAGAGACTTTCTTTTGGATGAGGCCAATGGACTTCTTCCAGATGACAAACTCACTCTCTTCTGTGAGGTAAGTCTTCCTCTGCAGGTGGAAGAATAGCAGTTCCATTAGCGCAAGGTAGATGTGACCTTATTTTTCGTCATTGCTTTTAAGGAGTCAGAGGTGTCAGGAGAAATACTGGATGTTTATATGGCACTTAGATTTTATTTGTGCATGCACCTGAGTGGCTGGTGGctttttctgtgtgtgattcATCACATTTcacttccatttattttttgttactttATATCTGTCTTTTACCTGTGATGATGGTAGGAAATAAGTATGTTTGATTATCATTTTCACTTCTGGTTTACTATTATCATCCATCTGTTTGTACTCCTTAATTTGAAATTCACTTGGGATAATAACCAACACTAGCTCTGTAGTGGAAACTGGACCGCCTGTTACTTGCCTACTGAATAAAGAAGTGTTCTTTATTTTCCTAAGTGTGTCTGTAcagccaagaaaaagaaaaatttaagaaaaatgaatATTATAGTAACCGCAACTTTCTATTCattgtgtttgtatttttctaCAGCTGCTTACAAAATTGTTATTTCACTAGTAGTGATTTCAGACAAAAATGGAGACAGTTACTTCTAAAACTAGGTATTTAACTTTAGAAACCTTAATGAGCAAATTCAAACTGTCTAATTTAGTGTTTTCAGAGCTTCTGCTGTCTTACTTCCATTGTCTTTTTAACTGAAAAGTACCTCCTGTAGCTGTGATTTTTGCCAGAAGAGACAGGTAGAACAAGCTGTGCTCTCTTTGGATCTCCTGCAGTGGTTTTTACAGGAgtcttttcttttgctgtgttttcttgcaGGAGTGAAAGAAATGTTTCAGTCAAAGTTGTTtgacagctttttgtttgtttgtttgtttggccaTCCTAAACCAGCACATATTTAAATTAACAAACATCTCCTAAAGGATGTGTATTCAATCAGTAGCTTGAATTATTACTGGCATGGAGGGAGCCCTTCCTTTCACACTTGTAGCAATGTGAGGGGAGAAGAGGACAATGTCTTGGGTGATGCCTCTGTAAGTCTGGCAATTACTCTTTGGCTCATagtaaagaggcagaaaactTACATTTGTGGAGTGAAACTTGAAAATGAATATCTGAGAAGGGAATTCGCGAGGTGTGATGTAGATAAACCGGAGATCCACCAGTAGTCTTGGCAACCAGTACTAATTCAAGTCAGTCCACTCGTTATTGAATTAATCCCTCCAAAAGCTTCAGCTcagtgtttttgtttgttctggaTGAAGAGAAAACTTGCTGCTGGCTTCACCTGGCCTTGATATCtttgatttttctccttcagGTTGTGCTACAGTCTAGCATGTAAGAAATCTCAAGCTTAGTGATATCAGAGGGGGAAGGTATTGCTGTCTGAAACAGTTTGGCTAGAGCTTTCAACagcttggtttggggttttttttacccgctctttttttttttttccccttccctgagCTTGTGAGTCTCTTAGGATATAAACTCGTGTGCCGTATGCTCTCCTAATGCTTCCCTGCTGGCCACAGGTGCCAAGTGATGCTGCTCATATCTGGACTTTCAGCGAACATGTTTTGTATGTAGGAGCTGTCTAAGAAGTTAGCAATACTGGATGTCTGGATGCTTGTTATGTGGGGATATGTTGGAGTTTTCCATAGACCGGAAGGTTGCTGAGTGTCTCTGCTGCACCTTCACATTGCTTTAttaaagttaaaaggaaaaaaggcttttGCTCTCTACTCATGTCCGATGCTGAACACAAATAATGTCTTGCTGAACATGCTGTTAAGACAGAGAATGATGTTCCGTGTCATGCATTTCAAATCTGACCTCATTTAGTTGTCAGGTTGGGGATTTTTTGGCCTCTGTTTTGCAGGTGGGGTTGATTGTTTGTATCCCAACTGCATTACTGTTTGCTGTTTAAATTATATTCCAACATCATAGGTAAATATAATTCTGGTAAATCTCCAAAAAGAAGGCTGTTCCCAGAGTTATGGTAATAGCTCTCTTCTGAGCTAGGTAGCATTGGTTCCCTTGCTAAGATGTTGAAAACAGCTTAAGCAGAACCTTATCTATTGTGACCTCTAAGGCTGGTCACCTCTTGGAATCTACCAGTCCTAAACTCCTTGTGTAAAAAGCCACGTAGTAGATTTTCATGGCAGTAACCGACTTTCTTCCATGTATGAAGAGGATTTGTTTGTTGATTTGAGACACAATTCGCAAGTCTTTTTTGGCTGGTCTGTAATCAGTACTGGACTCCAGCAAGGGATCTACATCTTAGAATTCCTTTTTAATGAGCCTGGTGAGTTTTCATCCATCTTTGAGTCCGTGTTGCTGGTCTAAATGTCACAAGGCAAAAAGATTTTTTAACTGTCAAATGAATGATGAAGAATATTAGCTTCCTCACATTTGCTCTGGCTCATCATTAGTGTCCTTTGGCAGGCAGCATCTGGTATTTGTTTGGGATTGAGTGTTGTATAGTTGATACAAGATGTGGCTGCCGTCAGAAACCCACTGGAGGTTTCTCAAGAGTTGGAGTATGTGCTGTCAGCAGTTTTTTTCCTTACAAGAAGCTTCTGACGTATTTCTCCTTTTACTTCTTTTACATAACTGTGAAGCTTCCCTTGCTGTCCGTTGTTCTTTGGCCATTGGTTATTAATAGGACTGAAATTTAACTTGGACTTGACAGCAAATCCAGGAAATAGTCTCACGTATGCTTCCCTGTCAGTCAGCTTCTTCCTTTATTCTTTGTTATAACAGGGTAGTATTAGTCACTCTGATCTTTTCTAATTGGAGTCTGCTGTAGAAGGCGTGTGATTTACTGCGTGTTTCACAATAATGGTTTGGAGCTGAATAGGCTCTTAACGGTTCCCTTTGTGTGGGTTGTTCATCAGCCAGTGTGGCTACGCGTGGTCCCTGCCTAACCGTGTGTGCTTTAGAGCAGGTGATAAGGAATCTGTCTTCCCCCAATCTTCCTAATTACTTGACGTAAAGCTGCTTTTTTAAATCTACTGTTTAggggtttttaaattttgttttgtgatGTGATGGAAGCATTAAGAAATTTAGAACCAGAAGCAACGAGACATTTGGGAGGTCAGACACTGCGCTTGCATACGTGTGTGGATGCAGTGCTCAGTTATAGAAGCTCTCTGTATACTTCATTTTCATTTGTACTGCTGTATTGCATTATTGATTGGGGAGGGTTTCAGAGTGTTGATAGAAGGAAAAAACTAGGTCAGATATGGTGtctgtaaaagcagaaaaataaggtTCCACTTCCTTAGGAAACCATCTAATGAAGTTATGATTAAATTGCATAGAAGTGCTGTTAATAGGGGGTTGAGAAGAAAATCCGCTGGTGTGATTTAGGACTTGGGATAGACACTGGAGGAGCAGAAAACAGCGTCATGGCAGGGCAGAAAGGATGCCTTAAAAATGTAGATATTTTTAATCATACAGTGGTTCTACTTGAGAGGTGTgggttttgctttgcatttcccTTCACCCCAGAAATGAAAAATTCCTGTAGGGAGATTAGTTTTCCAGTATGGGTTTTTGAGTTTTGagtgttttgctttctcttcccctccaGGTGAGCGTGGTACAGGACTCTGTCAATATCTCCGGCCAGAACACTATGAACATGGTGAAGGTACCAGAGTGCCGCTTGGCGGATGAGCTGGGAGGACTCTGGGAGAACTCGCGCTTCACAGACTGCTGTCTGTGCGTTGCAGGCCAGGAGTTCCAGGCTCACAAAGCCATACTAGCAGGTCGGTATTGAGTTGGATGGGCCTTAGTGGGATAGGAGACAACAGCATGATGGCAAGTGGGTTTTTCTGAGTTACTCCGTATTTAAAGCAGGCTTTTGCAACTCTTTTAACTGCAGAGCTGTAGTAAAAGACCGTTTTGTGAACTGTTAACGGGGAGAGAAGAAGTAtctactctatttttaattgcCTGTCTCCTCCTGTGACGAGGATGGTAGGAGGTTTCTTTTGTGGCTGTAGTGTACCATAATGTATGCCTAAAGCATTTGTAAGGAGAAGTTACCACATTTCCAGAGGAATGTCCAGAAGTCAAGAAACGTAATTACGTTACCACCCATGTACTCTTCAGCCTTGGTTGAAAGGAAGCGAGAAATTCTCCCTTACCCAGTCTGAGGCTACATTGGCCACATTCCATTATGTCACAACCTATACTTTAGCAGTTGTACTGAATTTGTCTGACTTACTGTATGAGAGATTTTCCTGCATTAAGTAGCAGGACAGTTGTTGAGCTGTTGACAGGCTACACTTAGCATCTAATGAAGCCTAGAGGAGCATCTCTAACTATGTTGTATTTTCCTCATTGCCATAGCGCGTTCCCCGGTTTTCAGCGCCATGTTTGAGCATGAGATGGAAGAGAGTAAAAAGGTAAGTTCTGGAAGGAAGGAGAACTTCTCCAGCTAGGTGAACAGCTCTCTGGTCAACTCTTAGTTAGCATCAGTGGTCAGATAACTTTCTTGGGTAGTGTTTGTGACTATTGTCACCTTTTAACTGTTTTTCTCACATTAGATACAGGTCTCTGCTTCAGCTGTCCTGAAGGGAGGAGGCAATTGTTACCTTTGTTACTCTTGGGGAAACAGTCTGGGGTGGGATAGGGAGAAGCAGAGAATGTGAAACAAAACTTAGAATTTTTCTTTccacgtctttttttttttttttttctggaagcattACACATTCGAAATAGTTTGTTTCCGTAGCAAATTTCTGAATACTGAAAGACCTTGGATAGAAGGAAGCCTTTAGCATCTTGTCAGGACCTTAATAAGCTTCATTTTTCTGATACAGAATCGGGTTGAAATCAATGATGTGGAGCCTGAAGTTTTTAAGGAAATGATGTGCTTTATTTACACGGGGAAGGCACCAAATCTTGACAAAATGGCTGAtgacctgctggcagctgctgacaAGGTACAGTTGAGATTTATGGGTGTTCAGAGAACTGGGAGTGGCATGTGCCTTGCTTTACACGGAGTTCCTCAGAGACTGCTGCACTAAGCTTTTCGTGTGATCGTTGTTGTTCAGTTTCTTTCAATTGGTTGTGGTAAACCTGGGTGTAGTATAGATACATGTAAGATAACTATGGCTCTATAGATACATATCTTAATATATAACAATCAGGAATTTCCGTCTCTATTGCTcatttttaagcattttcttaaaatttcagGGGACATCTCTGTTCAGCATAATCTAGAATAAGAGCTGGGGGTGAGAAGAAAATTTCAAGGTGGACCTGGCGATATTTTCTTAGTGTGCTTATTACCAAATCTCAAAAGTAGTGTTCTGTCTTGGCAAACAGGGCCTGCTTCTCCTTCTGGTCTGGCTGGTATCAGCAGCTTCAAGAGATGCTCTAAAGTGATGGATAGCCGAGAGCGGGAAGGTCctgttgtttattttctttttgcagtgaCAGTCCCTGCTGTTTATGGAGAGAAGGGGTGCACTGGAGGAAGCCCTGTTGCCTAACCCATCTGCAGTTTTGCAGGGTCCTTCCAGGGAGGTGTCGGGGATGGTCTGACTGGAAGGCTGCTGGTAGTCCCCGGGTAGCAGGCACACCGCTGTGGCCTTGCCAGCCAGACAGCCGCTGCCTCCTTCCCTTTGCAGCACCAAGGACGGAAGAGAGTGCTTTGCTGGCCAGCACGCCGTATTAACCAGTGAAAATTCGTAATATATAaccaaaattttatttcctttttgttttttttctcttaaaagtgAACTTAGTGCAGGTGAAAGATGCCAGTTTGACAGCACTGGAGACTAAAGTCCTGAATTTATCTATCGAACAGGTTCAGCACGGGTAGCAGCAGTGCAAGATTCTCCACACTGCCCTGCCAATGTGCCTCAACTCTGACCTGGAGGGACCACCTCTAGGGGTGAGAGCGTAGTTCAGTCTCCATGCTTCTTCAGTCCTTGGATTCTCTTGTGGGTGCCAGTTAGGGTGGTGGATTTTAAGATGTGGATGCATGTAACCTTGTTCCACGCAACCACCACACGGCCATCAGATTCCCTGTCACTGCGGACCTGGGCTTCATCAAAAATGCTGATTTTAGAGGTGAAATGCTCCATATGCCATTATTAGGCCACTGCAACTAGAATTAAAATGGGAAATAATGCAAGGAGATGCTTGGCCTGGTTATGATCATTGCcacatattttatttaatatttaaagagTATTGATTTGAGAGCTCACGTACCTTCTTTAACTGAGACGAGTGTAAGTAAGAAGCAGTACATTAAGGACAGAGTAGGCTTTAACTTTGAGTTTCCTGGCTTTTAATgtaggttttttccttttaaactcaTTGCGtgtcttttaaaagcagaaataaaaaaatcttccatgAAAGCACATAAAACATCTAATATTTACTCAAGAGACTGAAACAGCTTCTTCTGAGTTCCTCCTGTCTCTTGGGGAAAATATGTAATtagaccaaaaccaaaacaaagcacgTCCTCTCAACCCAGGAGGTACTATTTCAGCCTCTTGGGTAAGTGTTGCTATTAggtagggtgtttttttttttaaagtgtaattaggaaagggggggaaggggaagtcTTGGTACCTGAGAGACCAGAATGGCTACTTTTGCCCAACTATGTAATTAGAAGCTGAGCTGTTTGTAGTGAAAATCGAAATAAAAATTGTACATGCATGGAGGACAATATTCAATTTACAAAAGGAATAATTTTAAGCTTCGTTTGCTGCATTTTAAGCTACTGACAGACAATAATATAAACTAATGGCTTGCCCCTCATTTGAAACTGGTTTAGTTATTGATACAGATTAAGCAAGTAAATTTGATTTGCCTTCTCAGATGTTCTGGTGGGAGAAAACTGTCCTGGTTGTGAGTGCCATGCCTCAATGAAAGTAATTATTATTGCCGAGTCTtaagtgaaaaaatgtttttataatctaaaattattcatttaaatTTAATCATACTGGGATGAAAATCTCAATCAGAATATAAAATCAATTTATAGTAATAGTGCTTATTACATGGCAAACACTCCTGTCCTCATGCAAATGAGCTTGTTACCAGCTCTCTGGTCAGGTTGACAGAGCAGTCCTTACAAATCCGATATCTTTTCCTAATGTGGCTTCACATACTGAAGAACTTGTATGCCGTGTCATCTTTAAGTTGTccaaaaaagccacacacaatgTGAAGGATACTCTCAAATGCAGTTAtctgtcagattaaaaaaaaaaaaaaaatcttaaagattttttttttttagaaatgtcaCTCAATTTGAAGTCGTAACATGACGGAGACTTAACTGTGTTTAATCTTTAGGACAGTTTATGTAGTGCTAATGTTATTACTCATAGAAGAACTGCATTGGAATTGACTACTCTGCTAATCCCTGTGAAATGTAATCATGGGATCTAGAATATTCAGAACCATTAGAAATATTGTTTCTTTCATCCAGAGAGCCCCAAAGCAAACCCCATAATCAGATTCCACACATCAAGATTTTCCAAAGTATCTCAGTCTCACAGTTCCCAGCTATGATATTCTAAAAGCctgaggtttggggtttgggtttcaTTTCTTGGTAACGAATGGCTTGGAGTTTTCTGAGTGATGACCTGTCTGAAGTCTTCCTAAGACCACTgtgatgcttttgaaaatcttggcTGTGTCTGCATGTTTCAGTACTGACTGAAAGTGCTGCAGAAAGTAGAGTGTGAAACTTATTAGACGACACTCTTCTAAGCATATCCTTTGAATTTCTCAAACCATTGACATGGCCCAACCTTGTGGATCTAAAAAATGTTGAGGCAAATGCACATCTGCATGGTAGAAACTCTAAGCTTGAGAATGTGAAGTTAGAACAGAGCTTTTGCCAGGGCGTTACAGACATGCTGTGATGTTTCGTTTCCAGCTGCATAGCCGCAAGAAATCAGGGGCATTTGTTTAACATTTTAGTATTATatagtattttatttatatatatttatatagtaaACTAGTAGCTTGTACTTGAGCAAGGCTGATCTTAACGTGCAGGTCAGTAATGGCAAAGAAGTTGAGTGAAAGCTGTCTAAACATCACTGGAACACCTATGGAGCATTCACTGTTAGCTAGGCCTTCCCACTGAACCTGAGTAATGCTGTCACGCAGTAACAGAGTAAAGATTTGGCTTTAGCGTTCTGTGCCTTGAAGTAACTGAGATAGTAAGTATTACAGGTGACCTGAAATTCTCATTTCAAAGCATGAACACAGCAGCAGTAAGCCTGTAACACCAGAAGGCCGGGATGAGAGTTATGGTGGGTATGTTTCCTCTCCATTGCTTTTCCTCAGGGTGGGCGCATcatgattctcttttttttttttttccttttgtttgctggtCACTACTTCTTTGAGTACAGTTCAGATGCATATAGCAAAGCAGAGAGATCTGGTCAGCATAATAGAGTAGTTTGTTACTGACGAGTGAAGGAGCACGAGTAAGGCTTCGCGTCAGGCCTGAGTAggtgttttcttctttgtaaCTGTACTTGGCTTGTATTTTGCAGTACGCTCTAGAACGTCTGAAGGTGATGTGTGAGGATGCCCTGTGCAGCAACCTGTCTGTGGAAAATGCAGCTGAGATCCTCATTCTGGCTGACCTACATAGTGCCGATCAACTGAAAACTCAAGCAGTGGACTTCATTAACTAGTGAGTTTACTTTTGTTCCAGGATGCAACAAAGCTAGAGGAAAGTGTCGTTTATTAGCAGTAGGGTTCACAACTTGTGAACTTTTGCATACAGGGGAGATTCTTCTCtattgtttttgggttttttacttctCCCATTGTGATCCTTCATTTATCTGGCATCCCAGAAGTGGTATTGCCCTGAGGGCAGATTAGTCTTGTCCCGCTGGGCCTGTTCAGAGTGTA from Opisthocomus hoazin isolate bOpiHoa1 chromosome 26, bOpiHoa1.hap1, whole genome shotgun sequence includes:
- the SPOP gene encoding speckle-type POZ protein gives rise to the protein MSRVPSPPPPAEMSSGPVAESWCYTQIKVVKFSYMWTINNFSFCREEMGEVIKSSTFSSGANDKLKWCLRVNPKGLDEESKDYLSLYLLLVSCPKSEVRAKFKFSILNAKGEETKAMESQRAYRFVQGKDWGFKKFIRRDFLLDEANGLLPDDKLTLFCEVSVVQDSVNISGQNTMNMVKVPECRLADELGGLWENSRFTDCCLCVAGQEFQAHKAILAARSPVFSAMFEHEMEESKKNRVEINDVEPEVFKEMMCFIYTGKAPNLDKMADDLLAAADKYALERLKVMCEDALCSNLSVENAAEILILADLHSADQLKTQAVDFINYHASDVMETSGWKSMVVSHPHLVAEAYRSLASAQCPFLGPPRKRLKQS